The following proteins come from a genomic window of Nicotiana tomentosiformis chromosome 12, ASM39032v3, whole genome shotgun sequence:
- the LOC138902521 gene encoding uncharacterized protein, with the protein MKFFIVKTDERLDAHGATIKELGTGLRNLERQVGQIATILSERILGTLPADTEKNPKEMVNVVTLRSGQVLKDPTPIHKEAAPEKESGKELKIEEDKKTEKKKGKKGAEKKKKKETSRREESDDVSKHMPALPFPQKLYREKLDKQFERFMYMLKQVNVNLPFIEVLSQMPAYAKFLKEILTKKRKIEETSLADQTTIITEGIVKDVLVRVDKFVFPVDFIVVNMEENKEIPLIPGRSFLATGRAILDIHDRKLMLRVGEELVTFEMNVATGVKKENPTTSVEWRVKNANEKVPVIEKNKCGVYPKKAEKKLSAWMCALVWARGMEPDFDLDPD; encoded by the exons ATGAAATTCTTCATTGTCAAGACtgatgagagattagatgctcatggtgcaactatcaaagaacttgggacaggtttgcgtaacttggagagacaagtgggacaaattgcaactatATTATCTGAGAGAATCCTAGGTACTCTGCCAGCTGATACTGAAAAAAATCCCAAAGAAATGGTAAATGTTGTAACCTTGAGAAGCggacaagtgttgaaagatcccactccaatTCACAAAGAAGCTGcgcctgaaaaagaaagtgggaaggagctgaaaattgaagaagataaaaagactgagaagaagaaaggcaagaaaggagctgagaaaaagaagaagaaggaaacttcaagaagggaggaatctgATGATGTGAGCAAGcacatgcctgctttaccttttccccaaaagctttatagagagaagttggacaagcaatttgagagatttatGTATATGTTGAAAcaagttaatgtaaatttgccatttATTGAAGTTCTctcccaaatgccagcttatgctaagttcttaaaggaaatcctgacaaagaagaggaagatagaagagacctca ctggcagaccaaacaactataataacCGAGGGGATAGTGAAAGATGtattagttcgggtagataagttcgtctttcctgtagatttcatagtggtaAATATGGAGGAAAATAAGGAGATACCCCTAATCCCGGGAAGATCATTTTTAGCAACAGGTAGAGCTATActggatatacatgatagaaaactcatgcttagagtgggtgaggagctAGTGAcatttgagatgaatgtagcaacTGGAGTGAAAAAGGAGAATCCAACTAcaagtgttgagtggagagtGAAAAATGCGAATGAGAAGGTACCAGTGATTGAGAAAAATAAGTGTGGGGTATACCCTAAGAAGGCAgagaagaagctgtctgcatggatgtgtgcattggtttgggcgcgtggaatggagcccgacttcgacttaGACCCCGACTaa
- the LOC138902522 gene encoding uncharacterized protein has product MPSMVSVPVATPPAQPAKCGAQSVQGHPRGRVCHMDASVLFEPGSTYSFVSSYFASYLDMPRGYLNIHFHVSTPIGDSIIVDHMYHPCVVTVGGYETRIDFLLLNMVDFEVILGMDWLSSCHAILDCHDKTVMLMMPRLPRLEWKGSVGHSPKVISFLKAQWMIEKGCLAYLAFVRDVSADTTTFDSVAVVR; this is encoded by the exons ATGCCGTCCATGGTTTCAGTGCCAGTAGCTACACCACCCGCACAACCAGCTAAGTGTGGAGCACAGTCTGTTCAAGGCCATCCTAGAGGGAGAG tgtgccacatggatgcttcagtgttatttgaacctggttccacttattcttttgtgtcatcatattttgcaagttatttggatatgcctcgtggttATCTTAATATTCAttttcatgtatctacacctattggtgattctattattgtagatcatatGTATCATCCTTGTGTGGTTACCgttgggggttatgagactaggattGATTTTTTATTGcttaatatggttgattttgaggtaattttgggtatggattggctatcttcgtgccatgctattcttgattgtcatgatAAGACCGTCATGTTGATGATGCCGAGGTTGCCAAGGTTGGAATGGAAGGGTTCTGTTGGTCATAGTCCTAAAGTGATTTCTTTTCTGAAGGCACAATGGatgattgagaaggggtgtttggcgtatcttgccttcgtgagggatgttagtgctgatactacTACTTTTGATTCAGTTGCAGTAGTGAGGTAG